A section of the Phycisphaerales bacterium genome encodes:
- the rsmH gene encoding 16S rRNA (cytosine(1402)-N(4))-methyltransferase RsmH yields the protein MSEERINHVPVLLSEVLRVLSPQPGETLVDLTIGRGGHSEAIARLLGAGGRVIGFDLDPANAAFSRERIGASGCPVQTQHASFVDAPVILAAAGGLVADMVLADLGFSSSQMDDPARGFSFRADGPLDMRLDPTAAVTASDLVNHASERELADLIYRYGEEPLSRKIAREIVVIRGDHPIESTLHLAEVVRKAYGPRARQSRMHPATKTFMALRIAVNDELGRLESLWDELERTIDAARGGGGWLRVGARLAFISFHSLEDRIIKHRMAALTKRGLAERITRKPIIATEEETELNPRARSAKLRAIRIAPMT from the coding sequence GTGTCCGAAGAGCGCATCAACCACGTTCCGGTCCTGCTCAGCGAAGTGCTGAGGGTGCTGAGCCCGCAGCCGGGCGAGACGCTGGTGGACCTCACCATCGGGCGGGGCGGCCACAGTGAAGCGATCGCGCGGCTGCTGGGGGCCGGCGGCCGCGTGATCGGCTTCGACCTCGATCCGGCAAACGCCGCGTTTTCGCGCGAGCGCATCGGCGCGTCGGGCTGCCCCGTTCAGACGCAACATGCCAGTTTCGTCGATGCCCCGGTCATCCTGGCCGCGGCTGGAGGGCTGGTCGCGGACATGGTCCTGGCCGATCTTGGCTTCTCCTCCAGCCAGATGGACGATCCCGCTCGCGGCTTTTCGTTTCGCGCCGACGGCCCGCTGGACATGCGGCTGGATCCGACCGCCGCCGTCACCGCCTCGGACCTGGTCAACCACGCATCCGAACGTGAACTGGCGGATCTGATCTACCGCTACGGCGAGGAGCCGCTGTCGCGAAAAATCGCCCGCGAGATTGTCGTGATTCGAGGCGACCATCCGATAGAAAGCACGTTGCACCTTGCCGAAGTGGTGCGCAAGGCGTACGGGCCGCGTGCCCGACAATCCCGAATGCACCCGGCGACGAAGACGTTCATGGCCCTGCGGATTGCCGTGAACGACGAACTTGGCCGCCTCGAATCGCTGTGGGATGAACTCGAGCGCACCATCGACGCAGCCCGCGGGGGCGGTGGGTGGCTCCGTGTCGGAGCCCGTCTCGCTTTCATCAGCTTTCATTCACTGGAGGATCGCATCATCAAGCATCGAATGGCGGCGCTGACCAAGCGCGGCCTCGCCGAACGAATCACCCGCAAGCCGATCATCGCGACCGAGGAGGAAACGGAACTGAATCCTCGAGCCAGGTCGGCTAAACTGCGAGCCATTCGAATCGCCCCGATGACCTGA
- a CDS encoding penicillin-binding protein 2 produces the protein MTMNHEHDSQRRRFGLALNLLLGCLTLAFAAVLGRVTQLQMLPSRNLLEHAPPTSSIRPEMANRGDVLDRRGRVLATSCVGYRLFVDPQEVQDPYTIGIDIARLLGRDPVALDAKVNERLDKRYAVLIDLLTDAEVEAIQTANLKGVGLEPVLVRHRPYGDLAAPLIGKVGTGHIGLTGIEAIFNETLTGAPGRLRYLRDVRRRAMWVDADGHEPASDGHTVRLTIDVEMQRIVEEEIRAGVESVNAAGGRAVVFDPHSGEILALTDILRDRPGYGPFTDDPLRKADLSMGRMRCVTDPYEPGSTFKSFVWTRATELGLVELDEVFNTHNGAYRTDFGRIIHDAYPYPELSWEGVMIKSSNIGMAQVAMRLTHRQLQQCVSDFGFGRPTGSGLPAETAGIVTAPAKWTKYTQTSVAMGHEIAVTPLQMVRAFSAFCRDGSMPPIQFVVAAENVPITPYVTQQPMLESTALTARRTMRKVMTDGSGRKANEVAHYRMFGKSGTAELPKPGGYHKNRYVISFIAGAPLDNPRLVVLCVIEDPDRSLGHFGGAICGPIAATMMNRCLEYLGVPSDLALDEPARD, from the coding sequence ATGACCATGAACCACGAGCACGACTCGCAACGGCGGCGCTTCGGCCTGGCGCTCAACCTCCTGCTCGGCTGTCTCACACTCGCGTTCGCGGCGGTGCTGGGCCGGGTGACGCAGTTGCAGATGCTGCCCAGTCGCAATCTCCTCGAGCACGCGCCGCCGACGAGTTCGATCCGCCCGGAGATGGCCAACCGCGGCGACGTGCTCGACCGCCGGGGCCGCGTACTGGCCACGAGTTGCGTAGGCTATCGCCTCTTCGTCGATCCTCAGGAAGTCCAGGATCCGTACACCATCGGCATCGACATCGCCCGTCTGCTCGGCCGCGACCCGGTGGCGCTGGACGCCAAGGTGAACGAGCGGCTCGACAAGCGCTATGCCGTACTCATCGACCTGCTCACCGACGCAGAAGTGGAGGCGATCCAGACCGCGAACCTGAAGGGTGTCGGTCTTGAGCCCGTGCTGGTTCGCCACCGGCCGTACGGCGATCTCGCCGCGCCGCTCATCGGCAAGGTCGGCACGGGACACATCGGTCTGACCGGTATCGAAGCGATCTTCAACGAAACGCTGACCGGCGCGCCGGGTCGTCTGCGCTACCTTCGCGATGTGCGGCGGCGGGCGATGTGGGTCGACGCCGACGGCCACGAGCCCGCCAGCGACGGCCACACGGTGCGCCTCACGATCGACGTCGAGATGCAGCGCATCGTTGAAGAGGAGATCCGCGCCGGGGTCGAATCCGTCAATGCCGCCGGCGGCCGGGCGGTCGTGTTCGATCCGCACAGCGGCGAAATCCTGGCGCTGACCGACATCCTCCGCGACCGGCCGGGCTACGGCCCCTTTACTGATGATCCGCTGCGCAAGGCCGATCTGAGCATGGGTCGGATGCGCTGCGTCACCGACCCCTATGAGCCGGGCTCGACGTTCAAGTCCTTCGTCTGGACTCGCGCAACCGAACTGGGCCTCGTCGAACTTGATGAAGTCTTCAACACGCACAACGGCGCGTACCGCACCGACTTCGGCCGCATCATCCACGACGCCTATCCCTATCCCGAACTCTCGTGGGAAGGCGTGATGATCAAGTCGAGCAACATCGGCATGGCCCAGGTCGCCATGCGCCTGACGCATCGGCAGTTGCAGCAGTGCGTGAGCGACTTCGGCTTCGGCCGGCCGACCGGTAGCGGACTGCCCGCAGAGACCGCCGGGATCGTCACGGCACCGGCCAAGTGGACGAAATACACGCAGACCAGCGTGGCGATGGGGCACGAAATCGCCGTCACGCCGCTGCAGATGGTTCGGGCCTTCTCGGCCTTCTGCCGCGACGGCTCCATGCCGCCCATCCAGTTCGTCGTGGCGGCCGAAAACGTGCCCATCACCCCCTACGTCACGCAGCAGCCGATGCTGGAATCCACCGCGCTGACGGCGCGCCGCACGATGCGCAAGGTCATGACCGACGGCAGCGGCCGCAAGGCCAACGAAGTGGCGCACTACCGCATGTTCGGCAAGTCGGGCACGGCTGAACTTCCCAAGCCCGGCGGCTATCACAAGAACCGCTACGTCATCAGCTTCATCGCCGGCGCCCCCTTGGACAATCCGCGCCTCGTCGTGCTGTGCGTCATCGAAGACCCCGACCGCAGCCTGGGCCACTTCGGCGGCGCGATCTGCGGCCCGATCGCGGCGACGATGATGAACCGCTGCCTCGAATACCTCGGCGTGCCCAGCGATCTCGCGCTGGACGAACCGGCTCGCGACTGA
- a CDS encoding S8 family serine peptidase — MQWVLFADKGIESPAALQSALAAVESAADPHTISRRRARRTLPGLFDESDLPVVDSYVQAVKATGARVRVTSRWVNAVSVEATAEQLAAISQLPFVERTQPVARSRRIEPLPEINPLGEAGQGQRTAGFYGRSEEQLTQINLIQLHEAGYTGQGIRIGVLDTGFRRTHDAFNDPNHPLQVIAEYDFVNDDPNTAPEGGDHPDQHTHGTIILGTLGAYLPGEYVGAAYDASFILCKTEDITSETPVEEDYYVAGLEFIEANGGDMATASLIYIDWYTQEDLDGQTAVCTIGVNMATANGVHCCNAAGNSGHDQNPATSHLGAPADAFQVITCGAVEPTGEIAGFSSDGPTADGRNKPEVLARGTQVISVSPDSDTSYSESAGTSVSTPQIAGVVACLTSARPNWSVDQLREALFASGDYFIANGTFDPLYVHGFGIIDAYRALNLLQVGAPVPGTAGANNTLSATAADPGARIYFVYSFSAGSANVPNCPGVQLELSQPIIAGSVVADGNGLAEMSRFVPAAASGRAIHLQAVQPSACRTSNHVVHQFP, encoded by the coding sequence GTGCAGTGGGTTCTCTTTGCCGACAAGGGAATCGAATCACCGGCCGCGTTGCAGTCGGCGCTGGCGGCTGTCGAGTCGGCCGCCGACCCGCACACGATCTCTCGGCGGCGGGCCCGGAGAACGCTGCCCGGCCTGTTCGACGAGAGCGATCTGCCCGTCGTGGATTCGTACGTGCAGGCGGTGAAGGCGACGGGCGCGCGCGTCCGCGTCACCTCCAGATGGGTCAACGCGGTGAGCGTCGAAGCGACCGCGGAGCAACTCGCGGCGATCAGCCAACTGCCGTTCGTCGAGCGCACGCAGCCGGTGGCGCGATCGCGGCGCATCGAGCCGCTGCCGGAGATCAATCCCCTGGGCGAAGCAGGGCAGGGGCAGCGCACGGCCGGGTTCTACGGGCGCTCGGAGGAACAACTCACGCAGATCAACCTCATTCAACTCCACGAAGCCGGGTACACCGGCCAGGGAATCCGCATCGGCGTTCTCGATACCGGCTTTCGCCGCACGCATGATGCGTTCAACGATCCGAATCATCCGCTGCAGGTCATCGCCGAATACGACTTCGTGAATGATGATCCCAACACGGCGCCCGAGGGCGGCGATCATCCGGATCAGCACACGCACGGCACGATCATCCTCGGCACGCTCGGCGCCTACCTGCCGGGCGAGTACGTCGGCGCTGCGTACGACGCGTCGTTCATCCTCTGCAAGACCGAGGACATCACGAGTGAGACGCCGGTCGAAGAGGATTACTACGTCGCCGGGCTTGAGTTCATCGAAGCCAACGGCGGCGACATGGCCACGGCTTCTCTCATCTACATCGACTGGTACACGCAGGAAGACCTCGACGGGCAGACCGCGGTGTGCACGATCGGCGTGAACATGGCCACGGCCAACGGCGTGCACTGCTGCAACGCCGCGGGCAACTCGGGCCACGATCAGAATCCCGCCACGTCGCACCTCGGCGCGCCGGCGGATGCGTTCCAGGTCATCACCTGCGGCGCTGTCGAGCCGACGGGCGAGATCGCGGGTTTTTCATCCGACGGCCCGACCGCCGACGGGCGCAACAAGCCCGAAGTGCTGGCGCGCGGCACGCAGGTCATCAGCGTGTCACCCGACAGCGATACAAGTTACTCCGAGTCGGCGGGCACTTCGGTCTCGACGCCGCAGATCGCCGGCGTGGTGGCCTGCCTCACCAGCGCGAGGCCGAACTGGTCGGTGGACCAGTTGCGCGAGGCGCTGTTCGCATCGGGCGACTACTTCATCGCCAACGGCACGTTCGATCCGCTTTACGTCCACGGCTTTGGAATCATCGACGCGTATCGTGCGCTGAACCTGCTCCAGGTTGGCGCTCCCGTGCCCGGCACCGCCGGTGCGAACAACACCCTCAGCGCGACCGCCGCCGATCCCGGCGCGCGAATCTACTTCGTGTACTCGTTCAGCGCCGGGTCGGCGAATGTGCCGAATTGTCCGGGCGTGCAGCTCGAACTGAGCCAGCCGATCATCGCCGGCTCAGTGGTGGCGGATGGCAATGGGCTCGCGGAGATGAGCCGGTTCGTCCCGGCCGCCGCGTCAGGTCGCGCCATTCACCTTCAAGCCGTGCAGCCCAGCGCCTGCCGCACGTCGAACCACGTGGTGCATCAGTTCCCGTGA
- a CDS encoding DUF1501 domain-containing protein: MDPRHEQLLMINRRQFFGRAASGIGGIALASLLNPRLLADTPGAAGGTLGAPHFAPTAKRIIYLFQSGAPSQLDLFDHKPKMAELFDADLPDSVRMGQRITTMTSGQARFPVAPSIFQFSRHGQSGAIASELIPHMASIVDDITVIRSLHTEAINHDPAITFIQTGAQQPGRPSMGAWLSYGLGTENQNLPAFVVLISEGSAVRPSQALFSRLWGTGFLPSEHQGVQFRSSGDPVLYLSNPPGIDGQSRRSMLDALARLNLKQHEEFGDPETLARIAAAELAYRMQTSTPELTDLSDEPDETFHLYGQDARTPGTYAANCVLARRMAERGVRFIQLYHRGWDQHDNLPRDIRLQCKDVDQASAALVKDLKRRGMLDDTLVIWGGEFGRTIYCQGELSQSNYGRDHHPRCFTVWMAGGGIKAGLTYGTTDDFSYNIIDKPVHVHDLNATILRCMGIDHERLTYRFQGRDFRLTDVHGKVVRDLLA, translated from the coding sequence ATGGATCCGCGACACGAACAGTTGCTGATGATCAACCGCCGACAGTTCTTCGGCCGCGCTGCATCGGGCATCGGCGGAATCGCGCTGGCCTCGCTGCTCAACCCGCGACTTCTTGCCGATACGCCTGGCGCCGCGGGCGGCACGCTCGGCGCGCCGCACTTCGCCCCCACCGCCAAGCGCATCATCTATCTCTTCCAGTCAGGCGCTCCGTCGCAACTCGATCTCTTCGACCATAAACCGAAGATGGCCGAACTCTTCGACGCCGATCTGCCCGACTCGGTGCGCATGGGTCAGCGCATCACGACCATGACCTCCGGCCAGGCTCGCTTTCCAGTCGCGCCGAGCATCTTCCAGTTCAGCAGGCACGGCCAGTCCGGCGCCATCGCGAGCGAACTCATCCCGCACATGGCGTCGATCGTCGATGACATTACCGTCATCCGCTCGCTGCACACCGAAGCCATCAACCACGACCCCGCGATCACCTTTATCCAGACCGGCGCCCAGCAGCCCGGCCGGCCCAGCATGGGCGCGTGGCTCAGTTACGGCCTGGGAACGGAGAATCAGAACCTGCCCGCCTTTGTCGTGCTCATCTCCGAAGGCAGCGCCGTACGGCCGTCGCAGGCGCTTTTCTCGCGCCTCTGGGGAACCGGCTTCCTGCCCTCCGAGCACCAGGGCGTGCAGTTCCGCTCGAGCGGCGATCCGGTGCTCTATCTGAGCAATCCGCCGGGCATCGACGGGCAGTCGCGCCGCTCCATGCTCGACGCGCTGGCCCGACTCAACCTGAAACAGCACGAAGAGTTCGGCGATCCCGAAACGCTCGCGCGCATCGCCGCCGCCGAACTCGCCTACCGCATGCAGACCTCCACGCCGGAACTGACCGACCTCTCCGACGAACCCGATGAGACCTTTCACCTCTACGGGCAAGATGCCCGCACGCCGGGCACCTACGCCGCCAACTGCGTGCTCGCCCGCCGCATGGCCGAGCGCGGCGTGCGCTTCATCCAGTTGTACCACCGGGGCTGGGACCAGCACGACAACCTGCCGCGCGACATCCGGCTGCAGTGCAAGGACGTGGACCAGGCCTCCGCCGCACTCGTCAAGGACCTCAAGCGGCGCGGCATGCTCGACGACACGCTCGTGATCTGGGGCGGGGAGTTCGGCCGCACCATCTACTGCCAGGGCGAACTGAGCCAATCCAACTACGGCCGCGACCACCACCCTCGCTGCTTCACCGTCTGGATGGCCGGCGGCGGCATCAAGGCCGGCCTGACCTATGGCACGACCGACGACTTCTCCTACAACATCATCGACAAGCCCGTTCACGTCCACGACCTCAACGCCACGATCCTGCGCTGCATGGGCATCGACCACGAACGCCTCACCTACCGCTTCCAGGGCCGCGACTTCCGCCTCACCGACGTGCACGGCAAGGTCGTGCGCGACCTCCTCGCCTGA
- a CDS encoding PSD1 domain-containing protein encodes MADGKQRRAFAPGWQLLAIAAVGAASLGAIAVTTGSAAPSAALVDGDGVDPARDSDRVDFNRDIRPIISNNCYACHGPDGEARQAGLRFDLPSGPITPSKDGKVAIVPGHPEQSEMYARLTAADPDERMPPADSGKALSPAQIELIRKWIEQGGRYEQHWSFAAPVRPQLPAVSRSDWPRNAIDAFILNRLDAEGLAPSPEAEKARLLRRVTLDLTGLPPTLEELDAFLADESPDAYERAVDRLLASPRYGEHMARYWLDAARYGDTHGLHLDNYREMWRWRDWVISAFNSNKPFDKFTIEQLAGDLLPEPTLDQLIATGFNRNHVTTNEGGAIADEYLVHYAIDRVETTSTVWMGLTAGCAACHDHKFDPISQKEFYELFAFFNNVDETGLDGNQKDPAPVLKAPTPQQQARLDELSATVAALEERIAAPDPAIDAAQAQWESTLREQVIGWWSAWTPAQSISTGGSALTVLDDGSILAGGASPTTDDYILIGDTDLTDIWLVRLEALTHPSLPFGGPGRAENANFVLSEFELVAVSKRDPTQSQHVKFRRALADHSQLQGGFPIDKAIDGVTDDNSGWAVAGYERREDRTAVFLADQPFGYEGGSELRFILRHETAFAQHSIGRARLALSNSAALAQRLDEPTLSNWHEAGPFQADEPTQEAAVAAVAAVFEPELDPAAIDLTDTYAGGVIQWIERPEYADGAINALAEVDYAATYLHRTITSPTARRVTVSLGSDDACVLWVNGRKVFEQLMPRSAAPDQDLVQVQLEPGVNHILLKVIDFAGGFAFYFNLPGGDDDFQATLALQTLAIEPAQRTPQQAEALRTIFRRQYSRASRALFDDLDGARAERATYEATIPTTLIMRERTERRATHVLYRGNYDQPKDAVEPGVPACLPPLPADAPADRLALARWLVSPQHPLTARVTVNRLWQRVFGEGLVQTSEDFGSQGSPPTHPELLDWLAVEFMQSGWDVKHLMRLIVTSATYRQNSRITPEQLAADPRNHFYSRGPRFRMDAEMIRDFALATSGLFVEEIGGPSVKPYQPDGLWEAVAYPDSDTRAFTKDEGPAQYRRSLYTFWKRTQPPPNLAAFDAPTRESCTVRRARTNTPLQMLALMNDPQFVEASRVFAARIMKHGGTSATDRIAWAFRLATARDARADEIAALTRVYEDQLTVFTTEPDRAAALLGVGDAPVDADLDPSQLAAWTTVANILLSLDEAITKG; translated from the coding sequence ATGGCTGATGGGAAGCAACGTCGTGCGTTTGCTCCAGGCTGGCAACTGCTGGCCATCGCGGCTGTCGGTGCGGCGTCGCTTGGCGCCATCGCGGTTACGACCGGCAGCGCTGCGCCCTCTGCCGCACTGGTCGATGGGGACGGCGTCGATCCCGCCCGCGATAGCGACCGCGTTGACTTCAACCGCGACATCCGCCCCATCATCTCAAACAACTGCTACGCCTGTCACGGCCCGGATGGCGAAGCGCGTCAGGCCGGTCTGCGCTTTGACCTTCCGTCCGGACCCATCACGCCGAGCAAAGACGGCAAGGTGGCGATCGTGCCCGGGCACCCTGAGCAGAGCGAGATGTACGCTCGCCTCACCGCTGCCGATCCCGACGAGCGCATGCCGCCGGCCGACTCGGGCAAGGCGCTGAGCCCGGCTCAGATCGAACTGATCCGAAAGTGGATCGAACAGGGCGGCCGCTATGAGCAGCACTGGTCGTTTGCGGCACCCGTGCGCCCGCAACTGCCGGCGGTAAGCCGGTCCGACTGGCCGCGCAACGCGATCGACGCGTTCATCTTGAATCGACTCGATGCGGAAGGGCTCGCGCCCTCACCCGAGGCAGAAAAGGCGCGCCTGCTTCGGCGGGTCACGCTTGATCTGACCGGTCTCCCGCCGACGCTGGAAGAACTCGATGCATTCCTTGCCGACGAATCTCCCGATGCCTACGAGCGGGCAGTCGATCGATTGCTTGCCTCGCCGCGCTATGGCGAGCACATGGCCCGCTACTGGCTCGACGCAGCGCGCTACGGCGACACGCACGGCCTGCACCTCGACAACTACCGCGAGATGTGGCGATGGCGCGACTGGGTCATCAGCGCCTTCAACTCCAACAAGCCCTTTGACAAATTCACCATCGAGCAACTCGCCGGCGACCTGCTCCCTGAACCGACGCTCGATCAACTCATCGCCACCGGATTCAACCGCAACCACGTTACGACGAACGAAGGCGGCGCCATCGCCGACGAGTACCTCGTCCATTACGCCATCGACCGGGTGGAAACGACCTCCACCGTCTGGATGGGTCTGACGGCCGGATGCGCAGCCTGCCACGATCACAAGTTCGATCCGATCTCGCAGAAGGAGTTCTACGAGCTTTTCGCGTTCTTCAACAACGTCGATGAAACGGGACTGGATGGAAATCAGAAGGATCCTGCCCCGGTCCTCAAGGCGCCGACACCTCAACAGCAGGCTCGCCTCGATGAGCTGTCCGCCACCGTCGCGGCGCTGGAGGAGAGAATCGCCGCGCCCGACCCAGCCATCGACGCCGCGCAGGCGCAGTGGGAATCGACACTTCGCGAGCAGGTGATCGGCTGGTGGAGCGCCTGGACGCCGGCGCAGTCGATCTCGACGGGCGGCAGTGCGCTGACAGTCCTCGATGATGGTTCCATCCTCGCCGGCGGCGCCAGTCCCACCACGGATGACTACATCCTCATCGGCGATACTGATCTCACTGACATCTGGCTCGTGCGCCTCGAAGCGCTTACGCATCCCTCGCTGCCGTTCGGCGGACCCGGCCGGGCGGAGAACGCCAACTTTGTGCTCAGCGAGTTTGAACTCGTCGCCGTGTCGAAGCGCGATCCGACGCAGTCTCAGCACGTGAAGTTCCGCCGGGCCCTGGCGGACCATTCCCAACTGCAGGGCGGCTTTCCCATAGACAAAGCCATCGACGGCGTCACCGATGACAACTCCGGCTGGGCCGTGGCCGGCTACGAGCGGCGCGAAGATCGCACCGCGGTTTTCCTCGCCGACCAGCCGTTCGGCTACGAAGGCGGCAGCGAACTGCGATTCATTCTGCGGCACGAGACGGCATTCGCCCAACATTCGATCGGCCGCGCGCGCCTGGCGCTGAGCAACTCTGCAGCACTCGCCCAGCGCCTCGACGAGCCGACGCTGTCGAACTGGCATGAAGCCGGGCCCTTCCAGGCCGATGAGCCGACGCAGGAGGCGGCGGTGGCGGCGGTGGCGGCGGTATTTGAACCCGAACTCGACCCGGCAGCCATCGACCTGACCGACACCTACGCGGGCGGCGTGATTCAGTGGATCGAGCGGCCCGAGTACGCGGATGGAGCGATCAACGCGCTGGCGGAGGTCGATTACGCGGCGACGTATCTGCACCGCACGATCACTTCGCCCACCGCGCGCCGCGTGACCGTCTCGCTCGGAAGCGACGACGCTTGCGTTCTCTGGGTGAACGGCCGGAAGGTTTTCGAGCAGTTGATGCCGCGCTCAGCCGCGCCGGACCAGGATCTGGTGCAGGTGCAACTCGAGCCGGGCGTGAATCACATCCTGCTCAAGGTGATCGATTTCGCCGGCGGCTTTGCATTTTACTTCAACCTCCCAGGCGGCGACGATGACTTTCAGGCGACGCTGGCGCTGCAGACGCTGGCGATCGAGCCGGCGCAGCGCACGCCGCAGCAGGCTGAAGCCCTGCGCACCATTTTCCGCAGGCAGTATTCGCGGGCCAGTCGGGCGCTCTTTGACGATCTTGATGGCGCGCGGGCTGAACGCGCCACATACGAGGCGACGATCCCCACGACGCTCATCATGCGAGAGCGCACGGAGCGGCGAGCGACGCACGTGCTCTATCGCGGCAACTACGACCAGCCAAAGGACGCTGTGGAGCCCGGCGTGCCCGCCTGCCTGCCTCCCTTGCCTGCCGATGCGCCGGCGGATCGCCTGGCGCTGGCGCGCTGGCTCGTGAGCCCGCAGCATCCACTCACGGCGCGCGTGACGGTCAATCGCCTCTGGCAGCGCGTCTTCGGCGAAGGACTGGTGCAGACGAGTGAAGATTTCGGCTCGCAGGGCTCTCCCCCCACTCACCCGGAGCTGCTCGACTGGCTGGCGGTCGAGTTCATGCAGTCCGGCTGGGATGTGAAGCACCTGATGCGCCTGATCGTGACCAGCGCGACGTATCGCCAGAATTCGCGCATCACGCCCGAGCAGCTCGCGGCCGATCCGCGCAATCATTTCTACAGTCGCGGGCCGCGCTTTCGCATGGATGCAGAGATGATCCGGGACTTTGCACTGGCCACGAGCGGCCTGTTCGTGGAAGAGATCGGCGGCCCGAGCGTCAAGCCGTATCAGCCCGACGGGCTCTGGGAGGCGGTTGCGTATCCGGACAGTGACACCCGGGCCTTTACGAAGGATGAGGGGCCCGCGCAGTACCGCCGCAGCCTGTACACCTTCTGGAAGCGCACCCAGCCGCCGCCCAACCTGGCCGCGTTCGACGCTCCGACGCGCGAGTCCTGCACCGTTCGCCGCGCGCGGACCAACACGCCGCTGCAGATGCTCGCGTTGATGAACGACCCGCAGTTCGTCGAGGCGTCGCGCGTTTTCGCGGCGCGGATCATGAAGCACGGCGGCACATCGGCGACGGACCGTATCGCCTGGGCGTTTCGCCTGGCGACGGCCAGGGACGCACGCGCAGACGAGATCGCCGCGCTGACGCGGGTCTACGAAGATCAACTGACTGTCTTTACGACCGAACCTGACAGAGCGGCCGCGCTGCTGGGCGTGGGCGATGCGCCGGTTGACGCCGATCTCGATCCATCGCAACTGGCCGCGTGGACGACGGTGGCCAACATTCTCCTTTCGCTCGACGAGGCCATTACCAAGGGTTGA
- a CDS encoding LysM peptidoglycan-binding domain-containing protein — MTRENKLALIVGFSLLLVVAVLLADHLSPAQQDRLATLDPPVGDGPTINLPAGQGAHRQFGRAENDEPLSPDRRTILIDPPTTAMNTDLNASDAGSGGDDAIARISEFERDSLVGPGFGSQISRESEQPEAIQMGAPVLPPGSELQQPVDRGDATPYTVRDRDTLYGLCKKFYGDGSLYDKLARFNSDIVPANSRLRTGMTLWIPSRSALDGRAEPALERATQPVAESTTTVKTINYTIKENDRLWDLAAHYLGKGHRYKEIVALNRDVITNENVLPIGKTIRIPVR, encoded by the coding sequence ATGACACGCGAAAACAAACTGGCTTTGATCGTTGGATTCAGTCTCCTGCTCGTGGTGGCGGTGCTGCTGGCCGACCACCTCTCGCCAGCCCAGCAGGATCGGCTGGCCACGCTCGACCCACCCGTCGGCGACGGCCCCACCATCAATCTCCCCGCCGGGCAGGGGGCGCATCGGCAGTTCGGCCGCGCCGAGAACGACGAGCCGCTCAGCCCCGATCGCCGCACCATCCTGATCGACCCACCCACCACGGCGATGAACACCGACCTGAATGCCAGCGATGCGGGCAGCGGCGGCGACGATGCCATCGCCCGCATCAGCGAGTTCGAACGCGACTCGCTCGTTGGACCGGGCTTCGGCAGCCAGATCAGCCGCGAGAGCGAACAACCGGAAGCGATCCAGATGGGCGCCCCCGTCCTGCCCCCAGGCAGCGAGCTGCAGCAGCCAGTCGATCGTGGCGACGCCACGCCCTACACCGTTCGCGATCGCGACACGCTTTACGGCCTGTGCAAGAAGTTCTACGGCGACGGTTCGCTCTACGACAAGCTCGCCCGCTTCAACAGCGACATCGTCCCGGCCAACAGCCGACTCCGCACCGGCATGACGCTTTGGATTCCTTCCCGTAGCGCGCTCGACGGTCGCGCTGAACCTGCACTGGAGCGGGCGACCCAACCGGTTGCCGAATCCACGACCACCGTCAAGACGATCAACTACACGATCAAAGAGAACGACCGGCTGTGGGATCTCGCGGCGCACTACCTGGGTAAGGGACACCGCTACAAGGAGATCGTCGCGCTCAACCGTGACGTGATCACCAACGAAAACGTCCTGCCGATCGGCAAGACGATTCGTATTCCGGTGCGATAA